In the genome of Lactuca sativa cultivar Salinas chromosome 3, Lsat_Salinas_v11, whole genome shotgun sequence, the window GGGAACCTGTGAGTATCGATTCCAAGTCCCTCAATGTCGACTGTGACTGCGAGTCCAGAACTCtgattccaatttcatgaacagcgaagaaattccggtttagttgaagaaatctggatgattattgaaggttggaggaaaaattttgatgatgaacgaacaagtggctgagaatgattcccccattctcaaccttttttattttctcaattgaacccacctatatatatatatatatatatatatatatatatatatatatatatatatatatatatatatatatatatatatatatatatatatatatatatatatatatatatatatatatatatatatatatatatatatatatataaggagtgATATGGAAAAGTGTACGTATATATTTTCCTGAGAGTAATTATATGTGGTTTTAAAATTCAAGGATAACATAATTAAAAGCTAGTTGCATGATTTGGATATGTTATAAAACATCATTGTATATTTTATATAAGAAATGGTTGTGTATTTGTATAAAAATGAGTATTGcatcaataaaaaaaatacaaaagttTGTTGCATTAATCGTATTTAAAATGCATTacaccaaataaaaaaaaaaaatacattttatctCTCATAGTTTGTCCCAACATGATATAACATGCAATTATTCgtatctttatttatatataatggattttaaatatgtatatataaatatgCCATTCAATTTAGAGTTTCAAATGATGCAAACGAGTAGCTCCTGCAGCAAGGCCCTTAGAGACAGTATATCGACTGTAGTCATGGACGGTGGTTTCCCTGTATCTCGCCGGATTCTCATCGGAAAGCAGCTCTTTAATGGGTCCATACACCTTCTCCGACGGCGTTAAATGGGTGCCAAAGAAACACGCCACCGACACTCTCGGCCCTTTCTCATTTGCCAACACTCTGTGCTCCACACTCGTCAATTTGTCATTCGACATCATCTGAAACACGCTAATAGAATCAGACTCCAATTTTGAATTCTCATAATTAGAATCATATATCGAATGGTATACCTGTAATAGATCTCCGGTGTTGATCACAAGCGCACCAGGTGTCGGAGGAACATCAATCCATTGATTTTGATGGCGGATTTGGAGACCTCCGATTTGATCTTGTAAAAGCACAGCTAGGAATCCGTCGTCTGTATGATTGCTTGTGCCCATGGTTAGCTCTGGTTGTGGACAAGCAGGGTAATAATGGCCGGAGAATAAAAGCCCTTTGCCACAATCGAGATCTCCAAGATGATTTGCGTTCAATCCCAACGCCTCTGAGAATAATCTGAAAAGTACGCCTCCTAATTTCATCACTTGATTTGAGTACTCGATTTGAATGTCTCTGCAAACCTCCGGTAATTTCTCAGGCGGCGGAGGTGACGGAGCCATGAATGAAAAGAAGGTGTCTCTCCAGTTCAAGGCGGGGGAACTATACAGGTCGTAATTGCTGTTATACACGAATGTACTTGAAAGATCCCTCGTGTAAAACCCTTTCTTCACCTCATCGGTTTGTTCGTGAAATCTACGAACTCCTTGAACCACCTCCTCCATAACACTCACAGGAATCCCATGATTCACCACCTGAAAAATACCTAGGTTCGCCGAGGCTTCACGAATCATCTCCACCATCGATGCTCTATGGGTCGATTGAAGGTCTATGACCGGAATCTCGACAGCAGCGGTGGATATTTTGGGGGTGGTGTCCCGGGGATGGAAGAAGATTGGAGGGATTTTCCTGATTCCGGCATCGACGAGTCCTTTGACGCCGGTTTTTGTTTGGTCGAAAGCTTTGAGCTCCGATTGTCGATCGTAGCCTGAGACGACTGAAGCAACGGTGGCAGCCATTTTTGTGAAGATGATCGTGTGTATATGCGAAGGTATTCTCTAGAAATGTGAGTGAGGATGCTTGCAATTTGGAAAAACCCGCCAAAGGTATTTATAACCTTATATGATATCAACTTGATTTTCTTTAGATTTATtttgtgttcttttaattaatattgaaTACATTATCTAATTTATTATATGCATTTTATAAAAGCTTTTATACGGatactcattttttttttttttttttttttttttttttttaaatcaatgttGTTTATGATTTTCTTAATCATTTATACCTTAATATTTACTAGATTGTGAGACTTATGTATTACACGGATTAAtttaaaaaagattaaacattaaagtgtaaaaagtaaatattttttaatgtaaaaatttaaaataaaaaaggaagaaatatatatatatatatatatatatatatatatatatatatatatatatatatatatatatatatatgactttaattttaaaaatcgaaacaaaccaaaaattgacaagtaataagatttatttcaaaaatactataAAATGATAAGTGTCAAATCTCCTGagaaattgacaagtggaaaaaTCATTTTCATTTAGTAGGGAGGAGGGTATCATGGAAAATTTTGCTGGCGGTACCTCCAATGTATGAAACCTTCTTGAGCGGGTTGACATTTTTAGGTTGAGTGGGTTACATATGCGGTTTCACTAACCCGTATATATCATTTCAACTCATGCACTAATCACTTGTACATTATGCATCAAAACTTGTACCAAATcaattttgtatgctatttaattagtttttaaattattttgtatattttttatattatgcaaattatttttgtataatttttattagtttgtgtttattttaaaataaaaagttaaGTAGGTTGAGAAAGATAGGATTTCTATGTATGATGGGTTGAGAAAGAtggaagagagaggagagagaaatACTGATATGGCGCTGATGTGACACTAAGTTGAATGGGTTGAGACTTCCTCCACCCTTTCAAGAATAAAGGCATGCATTTTAGAAATATTCATATGCGCTCATTTTATATAAATACGTTCAGGCTTGTTAATAACTTTTTTATACGGTTGATGTCCAAAAGTTAGTGGTTAAATATATAGATTTACTAGTAGATATGAGTTcatcattttataaaatttattaacaattttattttttatttattacatAAACTTATTTAACGTTGATGacaattaataataatataaacacttaacaaaattaaatttttattgatgaattaattgaCGAAACATATTGGGATGTGACATAAACCCTATCAAATAAAATATGCAGTCAAAGGAAGATAGATAGTCCTCCGCCACCCCTGCATTATATGTCTAACTGCAATCAATGTTCAATATTCAAAACTATGagttgattttttaaatttgttgattttctaatatatatatatatatatatatatatatatatatatatatatatatatatatatatatatatatatatatatatatatatatatatttgagacCACCGATATTTTTTGAAACATAAGGACCGAATCTTAGCCTTTGATCAAATTTGATCTTGTGACTCGTAAAAAAATTGATTAACATTAATTAATCTAATTGATTAGTTAAGCAGGGATAGATTAGTCATTAGGTTAAATTTAAGATGATCAAATTTGATATAATGTTAGCGTCATCTTCACGTCATCAAGAAACCACCTCATCAGTTTCGATTCTTCTACCAATATATTCGATGGATCAACGTTCCTTGTTCTTCAATTCACTTTGATCGATCTTCTATCTCCAATCTTATattctttcaaccgataaccgaTTTGAGTTAGACATTGATCGAATGATGCGAAATCATAACTTTTAAATccatgatttttgtgtttttcgaGTTCATGTTCTTCATTCTTCTACATATGCAATTGATAATCTGAATGATTGAGGTTTATGTTCATCTATCGACATTAGTAATTCATTACAAGATTGTGATCGATTTTAACTATGTGATCATTGATTTCGATAAAGCTTCAAGTGTTCAACGATTTCTGTTAATCTTCATCTTCAACAGTTGTTTACGATCTTTCAAACTGTGATTTTTACTCAACATCATGAATTCACCAATTGATCGACGTTTGAGTTTTCATCGCTTTCATTGTCACTTTCATATAACATATTCAATTTTTAACCTAGTTCATGAATTGAATCATCAAGCTATTAGCGATTTCTCCATTAGAGTTATGAGTCGAAACCAATAATTTTAATAAGTGTGGGGTTAATTTCGTGAGAGAAAAGAGACTAGAGAAGAGGAAAGAGTCAACAAAAATAGAGTCTTAAAAGGGTCTTAATGCATTTAGACATTTAGTTGCATTCACTTGGATAGAAGATTGGTTGCACAAATGCATTCTATGAAGACCCAGTTCTCATGACATGAGCCTTCATTCCTCATGTCGTGAGCTTGATGCCATCAGATTTAGAATTCGATTTATTACGACATCACAAAGTGACTCCTATCACCATATCATGAGCAGTCCAAAATGGCATTTATCTACTCTTCCAACTTTGCAATGTGGCATAGGCTTCCCCATATTGAGATGATATGCTTTGAAGATCCTATGCACCACACTTGTTGAAGATGCAAGTTTCCTATTCATATTTTTCAGGCACATTCACATGTCTCAGAAGATCCAAGTTCCAGTCACATACTCAAGATGTTCCAGTTTTCCACACGTTAAAAAATCGATCTCACCATTACTACCCCAGTGGAGTATGTTCCTTTTTCTccattttattgttttttaaattattttatgcatacaatgagggcattgtatttAATAAATGTGGAGTAGGGGGTCGAAAAAGTAAATTactagaaaatttaaaatttacaaaattttaaatagatttggaataataatctaaaaattgaatctagtgataatttaaaaacTTAAGTTGCTAGTGTTGCGTGAGATGATCCAATGCTTGAGCCAAcatatgttatagtatatttgtggcttcccaagtTTTAGTGAAAAATCATGAGATATGAAAGATAATCTGGTCCTTTATATGGCATAACAAGTTTTGTAGCTTACACCTGAAATCCatccaggagagcttatgtagtcattgcacttagactaatacaTCTAACCAATAAATGTTGAAATTAAGCTCCCTTTCTTCAGCATGTAGGATTTTAGCGAAAAAAGTGAGTTAtataaaaaagagagagagagagagagagaaaattacCAAAAAGTTGTAAAATTTTTGGAGCtttcaaagtatgaagatcaaaagatcaaaaattctgaagaatcaaaagttgaagattctaaaaatcaaacaataaaggtggtgaattcaaagaaatcaaagatcaattaTTCTAAGAATTGAAGAATTCCAAcgagctccattgtggtatcaaaagttgtaatttttctagattatgtatgcttgggtagcttaaCCAAAAATACATTGACGTTAAAAAAtatttctgaggatggattcggagggttgcacaAATGAGTGTCATATAATCTAAGGGGTaaaggttcataaggattgtgagtatttaggattgggaAGTTATTAggattttagacacaaatatacGCATTAAGGTCTTGGTATAATGGCTGAGTTCAAAATGGAATGTCTTATGTGATGTTGGTGATAAAAGTTTGACTTAAAATAAGttagttttgcttgagggcaagcaaaggatAAGTGTGggatatatgatattaccatatttatacacattttaggcaatattttaatACAAGTTTATTAATAATTTGGTTAAATGCAAAGATAtattatacttatgagattaatgAATTTTGTAGCCAAGAGGAATACTCTTGAAGATAAAGGACCATAATTGACGAGAATTGGAAATTTGGAGGATTGAAGGTTAAAAGAAGGAAATTCCTTCTGAAAAGcaaatctcacgacgtgaggggtTAAAGCTCACGCCGTAAGTATCAGATTCTAAAAGATTAACATACGTGAATTTGAAATCCGTGTTCAATATGGATAACTACCCAACTCGCCATGTGTGACATCAAAGCTCACGACTTGAGCAACGTATTTCCAAAACTATAAATACTCCTTCACTTTTACCATTTGAAGAGGTGGGATGAGACATATTCAGGAGAGACAACCGAGTTTGAAGGTCAGAAAAGTGCGAAAAACATCTATTTGAAGaagaatttcttgaagattgagaGATTGAAGAACATATTCATTACATTGGTTTGGTACACTTTAATCATGTCGGTTTTAATTAGATTTGTGTTTGTGTTTTTAGCCATGAGTAGCTGAATTTAGCTACTctcgtttagctagatgaagctttaactTTATGGTTTAGTTTATCAAATTATGGATTTTAATAGTTGGTTTTGAGCTTGTTATTGATTATCTTTACCTAACATGTTAATATTAGATACTTAGATTGCTTGAATTCAGGATATGTGTAGCCTAGTGACCATTAAGTTACATGAACTTGTTACCTAGTAGTTTAGTGTCTATTAAATTGCTAGATCTATGATCGACAAAATATTAGATAACTAATAAAAGTAACTAATTTAGCTGTACTGGAGAACATaaattatgaccataattgtgtttattTAGATCAATCTTACATAGCTTATTTATATCGTATAACTGATTCTGTGTTTGCTAGTGTGTGACGATGCATAATTTTACATGAATTAgtgaaaatattattaaattaggaCTTGAAGTGCTAATAACATAATATTTGATAACCAACTGTAATAATCCATAATTAGTGGTTAACCATAgaggagaagtggattcaaactaaacggAAGTGGTTTTAGTAATTGATTGAAATCGTTAGTTAAAAGTTAAGGTTGtctgaacttgcaaaatcagataaaaaccaaTTTAACTTTTTCTTAATTTAGGTTAATTTAGTAGTAATTAGGTTAGTAAAATAAATCTGTTCCATGTGATTGATACCCGACTTATTGAAACTATtctataatctgactaggtacacttcctaggtgcattctagctagttaagttcatttggttataaatttaaaaagagTGGGTAATTCTTAGCACATCACACATTGTTATTGTTGGAATTTTTTACTTTATGATTAAACGCTGACATTCAAGACCATCATAGTAAAATAGCTGCATGATATtagtttataaattatattagatattcatatataaaaaataattaaaataattaaacaaaaacCATACCATCAATAAAAACATTGACCCATAATAATAGCATTTTTTTATCTTGATGCCATAGAGATCTTGTACTTTTCAAACAATAATTTAAGTATGCACACCAATCAATGCATGGGATGTCTTCAACTCCAAGTACTCTTCTTACAAGATCTATGTTACACATCCCATAAGAATGTAATTCAACAAACGTACTCACAAACAAAGAAAGAAAATTTAGCTTGAAGATATCATCTCTTTTGGATTTCATGATGGCTTCTTTGAACCCATTGGCATTCATGGTTTCTTTTGTAAACTGGCTTTGCTATCTAACATACATTTCATTCTCATTGTCAACAAAATGAAAATCAAACAATATTCTTCCTCCATTTGGTAGACCAAACACTTTATGAATATTTTCTTTTGTGATCTTAATTTTTTTATCAAGCACAATAATGTTCTTTTAATGATCATAATGTTGATCAACAAAATAC includes:
- the LOC111888100 gene encoding 1-aminocyclopropane-1-carboxylate oxidase homolog 1, with translation MAATVASVVSGYDRQSELKAFDQTKTGVKGLVDAGIRKIPPIFFHPRDTTPKISTAAVEIPVIDLQSTHRASMVEMIREASANLGIFQVVNHGIPVSVMEEVVQGVRRFHEQTDEVKKGFYTRDLSSTFVYNSNYDLYSSPALNWRDTFFSFMAPSPPPPEKLPEVCRDIQIEYSNQVMKLGGVLFRLFSEALGLNANHLGDLDCGKGLLFSGHYYPACPQPELTMGTSNHTDDGFLAVLLQDQIGGLQIRHQNQWIDVPPTPGALVINTGDLLQMMSNDKLTSVEHRVLANEKGPRVSVACFFGTHLTPSEKVYGPIKELLSDENPARYRETTVHDYSRYTVSKGLAAGATRLHHLKL